A single window of Paenibacillus sp. FSL H8-0537 DNA harbors:
- the clpP gene encoding ATP-dependent Clp endopeptidase proteolytic subunit ClpP, translated as MNLVPIVVEQTNRGERSYDIYSRLLKDRIIFLGSAIDDDVANSIIAQLLFLTADDPEKDIHLYINSPGGSVTAGMGIFDTMQYIKPDVSTICVGMAASMGSLLLTAGAKGKRFALPNSEVMIHQPLGGVRGQATDIKIHADWILKTKHKLNNIYVERTGQPYDKIDRDTDRDYFLSAQEALEYGLIDKVITTPI; from the coding sequence ATGAATCTGGTACCTATCGTAGTCGAACAAACGAATCGCGGGGAGAGGTCTTACGATATTTACTCGCGTTTGCTCAAGGACAGAATTATATTTCTCGGAAGTGCGATTGATGACGATGTTGCAAACTCCATCATTGCACAGCTGCTTTTTCTAACGGCCGACGATCCTGAGAAAGACATCCATCTGTACATCAATTCCCCTGGCGGTTCCGTTACGGCTGGCATGGGCATTTTTGATACGATGCAATATATTAAGCCGGACGTGTCTACGATTTGTGTAGGTATGGCTGCGAGCATGGGTTCCCTTCTGCTGACAGCTGGAGCCAAGGGCAAGCGTTTCGCGCTGCCTAACAGTGAAGTTATGATTCATCAGCCGCTCGGCGGTGTAAGAGGTCAGGCAACGGATATTAAAATCCATGCCGACTGGATTCTTAAAACCAAGCATAAGCTGAATAATATTTATGTGGAGCGTACCGGCCAGCCCTATGATAAAATCGACCGCGATACAGATCGCGATTATTTCCTTAGTGCACAAGAAGCGCTTGAATACGGCTTGATCGACAAGGTTATTACCACGCCGATATAA